A window of the Lactuca sativa cultivar Salinas chromosome 7, Lsat_Salinas_v11, whole genome shotgun sequence genome harbors these coding sequences:
- the LOC111892692 gene encoding uncharacterized protein LOC111892692 isoform X3, protein MEEDDGAPSGRSSPPTPKKVKLESEEPKELLKAEDHSEDESEEIEEDEDEEEDGDGSPQLPPLLDMIDLPPASTLPPTPPLPSSPRDLNMEQQDSEDEGPPPGWDNTYQLQEQVEHMLTPAAVSAISSDISDIRMEDLQQDGRNGEDAAPELIASDMKVEEQDSEDEGPPPGWDSKCLPETELQVAYPQITQSDIKTEDLQEDIRNGNGATTAPELVPSDMKVEEQDSEEDERPPPGWDSKCQPEPELQMPFPTPTITQSDMKTEEVQQDAPQPQLVLVPSDMKVEEQDSEEDEGPPPGWDSKGQPQPKSTDMQTEDAQQDAWNGQHPTPQPQLVLSDVKVEEQDSEEDEGPPPGWDQPQPESTDIKTTEEIQHDVQNGDGPQPQPQQPHDGPAPALELAPSGCEKSAIKVEEQDSETDEGAPPGWDSKCTPPSESKIEDDQQKQQDEDGQGQGQGWGSSSTPQPPPPHSIGERMGTEFEQKQKNVEAAVVVELERPQSQPQPPSRQQPPSTTTKKTNNPIPEEMGQMVCGSCRRLLSYPKGARYVECGCCLEENYVLEEHEVGQVICGGCDVLLMYPYGAPKVRCVNCSTETEIGDQNRRPPLSEQQRRARRHLRRVQTGFKY, encoded by the exons ATGGAGGAAGACGACGGAGCTCCATCAGGGCGGTCGTCACCACCGACACCAAAAAAGGTTAAGCTGGAGTCAGAGGAACCAAAAGAATTATTGAAGGCTGAGGATCATTCTGAAGATGAATctgaggaaatcgaagaagatgaagatgaagaggaagatggAGATGGATCACCACAGTTGCCGCCGTTATTGGACATGATTGACCTTCCACCCGCTTCCACTTTACCTCCTACTCCGCCTCTTCCGTCTTCCCCTAGAG ATTTAAACATGGAGCAACAAGATTCTGAAGATGAAGGACCTCCACCTGGATGGGATAACACATATCAGCTACAAGAACAAGTGGAGCATATGCTTACACCTGCAGCTGTTTCAGCAATTTCATCAG ACATATCAGATATAAGGATGGAGGATTTGCAACAAGATGGCCGGAATGGAGAGGATGCTGCACCAGAACTAATTGCTTCAG ATATGAAGGTGGAAGAACAAGACTCAGAGGATGAAGGACCTCCACCTGGATGGGATTCCAAGTGTCTACCCGAAACTGAATTACAAGTGGCATATCCACAAATTACTCAATCAG ATATAAAGACGGAGGACTTGCAAGAAGATATCAGGAATGGGAATGGGGCTACTACTGCACCGGAACTAGTTCCATCAG ATATGAAGGTGGAAGAACAAGATTCAGAAGAAGACGAAAGACCTCCACCTGGATGGGATTCCAAGTGTCAGCCTGAACCTGAATTACAAATGCCATTTCCAACTCCAACAATTACTCagtcag ATATGAAGACTGAGGAAGTGCAACAAGATGCTCCCCAACCACAACTAGTTCTAGTTCCATCAG ATATGAAGGTGGAAGAACAAGACTCAGAAGAAGATGAAGGTCCTCCACCTGGATGGGATTCCAAGGGTCAACCCCAACCCAAATCAACAG ATATGCAGACTGAGGATGCGCAACAAGATGCCTGGAATGGACAACATCCTACTCCCCAACCACAACTAGTTCTGTCAG ATGTGAAGGTGGAAGAACAAGACTCAGAAGAAGACGAAGGACCTCCACCTGGATGGGATCAGCCCCAACCCGAATCAACAG ATATAAAGACAACAGAGGAGATTCAACATGATGTTCAAAATGGAGATGGGCCCCAACCCCAACCCCAACAACCACATGATGGTCCAGCTCCAGCACTTGAACTAGCTCCCTCAG GGTGTGAGAAGTCAGCTATAAAAGTGGAAGAACAAGACTCAGAAACAGACGAAGGAGCGCCACCTGGATGGGATTCCAAGTGTACTCCTCCATCAG AGTCGAAGATTGAGGATGATCAACAAAAACAAcaagatgaagatgggcaagggcaagggcaaggttgGGGTTCAAGTTCAACTCCACAACCTCCTCCTCCTCATTCAATAG GTGAAAGAATGGGAACGGAGTTTGAACAAAAACAAAAGAATGTGGAGGCTGCTGTTGTTGTAGAACTAGAAAGGCCTCAATCACAACCACAACCACCTTCAAGACAACAGCCCCCAtccacaacaacaaaaaaaactaataatCCTATTCCTG AAGAAATGGGACAAATGGTGTGTGGTTCTTGTAGACGATTACTCAGCTATCCAAAAGGTGCTCGCTATGTCGAGTGTGGATGCTGTTTGGAAGAAAATTACGTCCTCGAAG AACATGAAGTAGGGCAAGTGATATGTGGAGGTTGTGACGTGCTGCTAATGTACCCATACGGGGCACCAAAAGTTAGATGTGTAAATTGCAGCACCGAAACTGAAATCGGA GATCAAAATCGGCGTCCCCCACTTTCTGAACAGCAGCGGCGAGCCCGACGCCACTTGAGGCGTGTGCAAACGGGCTTCAAGTACTAA
- the LOC111892692 gene encoding uncharacterized protein LOC111892692 isoform X1 — translation MEEDDGAPSGRSSPPTPKKVKLESEEPKELLKAEDHSEDESEEIEEDEDEEEDGDGSPQLPPLLDMIDLPPASTLPPTPPLPSSPRDLNMEQQDSEDEGPPPGWDNTYQLQEQVEHMLTPAAVSAISSDISDIRMEDLQQDGRNGEDAAPELIASDMKVEEQDSEDEGPPPGWDSKCLPETELQVAYPQITQSDIKTEDLQEDIRNGNGATTAPELVPSVNSDMKVEEQDSEEDERPPPGWDSKCQPEPELQMPFPTPTITQSDMKTEEVQQDAPQPQLVLVPSDMKVEEQDSEEDEGPPPGWDSKGQPQPKSTDMQTEDAQQDAWNGQHPTPQPQLVLSDVKVEEQDSEEDEGPPPGWDQPQPESTDIKTTEEIQHDVQNGDGPQPQPQQPHDGPAPALELAPSGCEKSAIKVEEQDSETDEGAPPGWDSKCTPPSESKIEDDQQKQQDEDGQGQGQGWGSSSTPQPPPPHSIGERMGTEFEQKQKNVEAAVVVELERPQSQPQPPSRQQPPSTTTKKTNNPIPEEMGQMVCGSCRRLLSYPKGARYVECGCCLEENYVLEEHEVGQVICGGCDVLLMYPYGAPKVRCVNCSTETEIGDQNRRPPLSEQQRRARRHLRRVQTGFKY, via the exons ATGGAGGAAGACGACGGAGCTCCATCAGGGCGGTCGTCACCACCGACACCAAAAAAGGTTAAGCTGGAGTCAGAGGAACCAAAAGAATTATTGAAGGCTGAGGATCATTCTGAAGATGAATctgaggaaatcgaagaagatgaagatgaagaggaagatggAGATGGATCACCACAGTTGCCGCCGTTATTGGACATGATTGACCTTCCACCCGCTTCCACTTTACCTCCTACTCCGCCTCTTCCGTCTTCCCCTAGAG ATTTAAACATGGAGCAACAAGATTCTGAAGATGAAGGACCTCCACCTGGATGGGATAACACATATCAGCTACAAGAACAAGTGGAGCATATGCTTACACCTGCAGCTGTTTCAGCAATTTCATCAG ACATATCAGATATAAGGATGGAGGATTTGCAACAAGATGGCCGGAATGGAGAGGATGCTGCACCAGAACTAATTGCTTCAG ATATGAAGGTGGAAGAACAAGACTCAGAGGATGAAGGACCTCCACCTGGATGGGATTCCAAGTGTCTACCCGAAACTGAATTACAAGTGGCATATCCACAAATTACTCAATCAG ATATAAAGACGGAGGACTTGCAAGAAGATATCAGGAATGGGAATGGGGCTACTACTGCACCGGAACTAGTTCCATCAG TGAACTCAGATATGAAGGTGGAAGAACAAGATTCAGAAGAAGACGAAAGACCTCCACCTGGATGGGATTCCAAGTGTCAGCCTGAACCTGAATTACAAATGCCATTTCCAACTCCAACAATTACTCagtcag ATATGAAGACTGAGGAAGTGCAACAAGATGCTCCCCAACCACAACTAGTTCTAGTTCCATCAG ATATGAAGGTGGAAGAACAAGACTCAGAAGAAGATGAAGGTCCTCCACCTGGATGGGATTCCAAGGGTCAACCCCAACCCAAATCAACAG ATATGCAGACTGAGGATGCGCAACAAGATGCCTGGAATGGACAACATCCTACTCCCCAACCACAACTAGTTCTGTCAG ATGTGAAGGTGGAAGAACAAGACTCAGAAGAAGACGAAGGACCTCCACCTGGATGGGATCAGCCCCAACCCGAATCAACAG ATATAAAGACAACAGAGGAGATTCAACATGATGTTCAAAATGGAGATGGGCCCCAACCCCAACCCCAACAACCACATGATGGTCCAGCTCCAGCACTTGAACTAGCTCCCTCAG GGTGTGAGAAGTCAGCTATAAAAGTGGAAGAACAAGACTCAGAAACAGACGAAGGAGCGCCACCTGGATGGGATTCCAAGTGTACTCCTCCATCAG AGTCGAAGATTGAGGATGATCAACAAAAACAAcaagatgaagatgggcaagggcaagggcaaggttgGGGTTCAAGTTCAACTCCACAACCTCCTCCTCCTCATTCAATAG GTGAAAGAATGGGAACGGAGTTTGAACAAAAACAAAAGAATGTGGAGGCTGCTGTTGTTGTAGAACTAGAAAGGCCTCAATCACAACCACAACCACCTTCAAGACAACAGCCCCCAtccacaacaacaaaaaaaactaataatCCTATTCCTG AAGAAATGGGACAAATGGTGTGTGGTTCTTGTAGACGATTACTCAGCTATCCAAAAGGTGCTCGCTATGTCGAGTGTGGATGCTGTTTGGAAGAAAATTACGTCCTCGAAG AACATGAAGTAGGGCAAGTGATATGTGGAGGTTGTGACGTGCTGCTAATGTACCCATACGGGGCACCAAAAGTTAGATGTGTAAATTGCAGCACCGAAACTGAAATCGGA GATCAAAATCGGCGTCCCCCACTTTCTGAACAGCAGCGGCGAGCCCGACGCCACTTGAGGCGTGTGCAAACGGGCTTCAAGTACTAA
- the LOC111892692 gene encoding uncharacterized protein LOC111892692 isoform X2, whose translation MEEDDGAPSGRSSPPTPKKVKLESEEPKELLKAEDHSEDESEEIEEDEDEEEDGDGSPQLPPLLDMIDLPPASTLPPTPPLPSSPRDLNMEQQDSEDEGPPPGWDNTYQLQEQVEHMLTPAAVSAISSDISDIRMEDLQQDGRNGEDAAPELIASDMKVEEQDSEDEGPPPGWDSKCLPETELQVAYPQITQSDIKTEDLQEDIRNGNGATTAPELVPSVNSDMKVEEQDSEEDERPPPGWDSKCQPEPELQMPFPTPTITQSDMKTEEVQQDAPQPQLVLVPSDMKVEEQDSEEDEGPPPGWDSKGQPQPKSTDMQTEDAQQDAWNGQHPTPQPQLVLSDVKVEEQDSEEDEGPPPGWDQPQPESTDIKTTEEIQHDVQNGDGPQPQPQQPHDGPAPALELAPSGCEKSAIKVEEQDSETDEGAPPGWDSKCTPPSESKIEDDQQKQQDEDGQGQGQGWGSSSTPQPPPPHSIGERMGTEFEQKQKNVEAAVVVELERPQSQPQPPSRQQPPSTTTKKTNNPIPEMGQMVCGSCRRLLSYPKGARYVECGCCLEENYVLEEHEVGQVICGGCDVLLMYPYGAPKVRCVNCSTETEIGDQNRRPPLSEQQRRARRHLRRVQTGFKY comes from the exons ATGGAGGAAGACGACGGAGCTCCATCAGGGCGGTCGTCACCACCGACACCAAAAAAGGTTAAGCTGGAGTCAGAGGAACCAAAAGAATTATTGAAGGCTGAGGATCATTCTGAAGATGAATctgaggaaatcgaagaagatgaagatgaagaggaagatggAGATGGATCACCACAGTTGCCGCCGTTATTGGACATGATTGACCTTCCACCCGCTTCCACTTTACCTCCTACTCCGCCTCTTCCGTCTTCCCCTAGAG ATTTAAACATGGAGCAACAAGATTCTGAAGATGAAGGACCTCCACCTGGATGGGATAACACATATCAGCTACAAGAACAAGTGGAGCATATGCTTACACCTGCAGCTGTTTCAGCAATTTCATCAG ACATATCAGATATAAGGATGGAGGATTTGCAACAAGATGGCCGGAATGGAGAGGATGCTGCACCAGAACTAATTGCTTCAG ATATGAAGGTGGAAGAACAAGACTCAGAGGATGAAGGACCTCCACCTGGATGGGATTCCAAGTGTCTACCCGAAACTGAATTACAAGTGGCATATCCACAAATTACTCAATCAG ATATAAAGACGGAGGACTTGCAAGAAGATATCAGGAATGGGAATGGGGCTACTACTGCACCGGAACTAGTTCCATCAG TGAACTCAGATATGAAGGTGGAAGAACAAGATTCAGAAGAAGACGAAAGACCTCCACCTGGATGGGATTCCAAGTGTCAGCCTGAACCTGAATTACAAATGCCATTTCCAACTCCAACAATTACTCagtcag ATATGAAGACTGAGGAAGTGCAACAAGATGCTCCCCAACCACAACTAGTTCTAGTTCCATCAG ATATGAAGGTGGAAGAACAAGACTCAGAAGAAGATGAAGGTCCTCCACCTGGATGGGATTCCAAGGGTCAACCCCAACCCAAATCAACAG ATATGCAGACTGAGGATGCGCAACAAGATGCCTGGAATGGACAACATCCTACTCCCCAACCACAACTAGTTCTGTCAG ATGTGAAGGTGGAAGAACAAGACTCAGAAGAAGACGAAGGACCTCCACCTGGATGGGATCAGCCCCAACCCGAATCAACAG ATATAAAGACAACAGAGGAGATTCAACATGATGTTCAAAATGGAGATGGGCCCCAACCCCAACCCCAACAACCACATGATGGTCCAGCTCCAGCACTTGAACTAGCTCCCTCAG GGTGTGAGAAGTCAGCTATAAAAGTGGAAGAACAAGACTCAGAAACAGACGAAGGAGCGCCACCTGGATGGGATTCCAAGTGTACTCCTCCATCAG AGTCGAAGATTGAGGATGATCAACAAAAACAAcaagatgaagatgggcaagggcaagggcaaggttgGGGTTCAAGTTCAACTCCACAACCTCCTCCTCCTCATTCAATAG GTGAAAGAATGGGAACGGAGTTTGAACAAAAACAAAAGAATGTGGAGGCTGCTGTTGTTGTAGAACTAGAAAGGCCTCAATCACAACCACAACCACCTTCAAGACAACAGCCCCCAtccacaacaacaaaaaaaactaataatCCTATTCCTG AAATGGGACAAATGGTGTGTGGTTCTTGTAGACGATTACTCAGCTATCCAAAAGGTGCTCGCTATGTCGAGTGTGGATGCTGTTTGGAAGAAAATTACGTCCTCGAAG AACATGAAGTAGGGCAAGTGATATGTGGAGGTTGTGACGTGCTGCTAATGTACCCATACGGGGCACCAAAAGTTAGATGTGTAAATTGCAGCACCGAAACTGAAATCGGA GATCAAAATCGGCGTCCCCCACTTTCTGAACAGCAGCGGCGAGCCCGACGCCACTTGAGGCGTGTGCAAACGGGCTTCAAGTACTAA
- the LOC111892692 gene encoding uncharacterized protein LOC111892692 isoform X4, with translation MEEDDGAPSGRSSPPTPKKVKLESEEPKELLKAEDHSEDESEEIEEDEDEEEDGDGSPQLPPLLDMIDLPPASTLPPTPPLPSSPRDLNMEQQDSEDEGPPPGWDNTYQLQEQVEHMLTPAAVSAISSDIRMEDLQQDGRNGEDAAPELIASDMKVEEQDSEDEGPPPGWDSKCLPETELQVAYPQITQSDIKTEDLQEDIRNGNGATTAPELVPSVNSDMKVEEQDSEEDERPPPGWDSKCQPEPELQMPFPTPTITQSDMKTEEVQQDAPQPQLVLVPSDMKVEEQDSEEDEGPPPGWDSKGQPQPKSTDMQTEDAQQDAWNGQHPTPQPQLVLSDVKVEEQDSEEDEGPPPGWDQPQPESTDIKTTEEIQHDVQNGDGPQPQPQQPHDGPAPALELAPSGCEKSAIKVEEQDSETDEGAPPGWDSKCTPPSESKIEDDQQKQQDEDGQGQGQGWGSSSTPQPPPPHSIGERMGTEFEQKQKNVEAAVVVELERPQSQPQPPSRQQPPSTTTKKTNNPIPEEMGQMVCGSCRRLLSYPKGARYVECGCCLEENYVLEEHEVGQVICGGCDVLLMYPYGAPKVRCVNCSTETEIGDQNRRPPLSEQQRRARRHLRRVQTGFKY, from the exons ATGGAGGAAGACGACGGAGCTCCATCAGGGCGGTCGTCACCACCGACACCAAAAAAGGTTAAGCTGGAGTCAGAGGAACCAAAAGAATTATTGAAGGCTGAGGATCATTCTGAAGATGAATctgaggaaatcgaagaagatgaagatgaagaggaagatggAGATGGATCACCACAGTTGCCGCCGTTATTGGACATGATTGACCTTCCACCCGCTTCCACTTTACCTCCTACTCCGCCTCTTCCGTCTTCCCCTAGAG ATTTAAACATGGAGCAACAAGATTCTGAAGATGAAGGACCTCCACCTGGATGGGATAACACATATCAGCTACAAGAACAAGTGGAGCATATGCTTACACCTGCAGCTGTTTCAGCAATTTCATCAG ATATAAGGATGGAGGATTTGCAACAAGATGGCCGGAATGGAGAGGATGCTGCACCAGAACTAATTGCTTCAG ATATGAAGGTGGAAGAACAAGACTCAGAGGATGAAGGACCTCCACCTGGATGGGATTCCAAGTGTCTACCCGAAACTGAATTACAAGTGGCATATCCACAAATTACTCAATCAG ATATAAAGACGGAGGACTTGCAAGAAGATATCAGGAATGGGAATGGGGCTACTACTGCACCGGAACTAGTTCCATCAG TGAACTCAGATATGAAGGTGGAAGAACAAGATTCAGAAGAAGACGAAAGACCTCCACCTGGATGGGATTCCAAGTGTCAGCCTGAACCTGAATTACAAATGCCATTTCCAACTCCAACAATTACTCagtcag ATATGAAGACTGAGGAAGTGCAACAAGATGCTCCCCAACCACAACTAGTTCTAGTTCCATCAG ATATGAAGGTGGAAGAACAAGACTCAGAAGAAGATGAAGGTCCTCCACCTGGATGGGATTCCAAGGGTCAACCCCAACCCAAATCAACAG ATATGCAGACTGAGGATGCGCAACAAGATGCCTGGAATGGACAACATCCTACTCCCCAACCACAACTAGTTCTGTCAG ATGTGAAGGTGGAAGAACAAGACTCAGAAGAAGACGAAGGACCTCCACCTGGATGGGATCAGCCCCAACCCGAATCAACAG ATATAAAGACAACAGAGGAGATTCAACATGATGTTCAAAATGGAGATGGGCCCCAACCCCAACCCCAACAACCACATGATGGTCCAGCTCCAGCACTTGAACTAGCTCCCTCAG GGTGTGAGAAGTCAGCTATAAAAGTGGAAGAACAAGACTCAGAAACAGACGAAGGAGCGCCACCTGGATGGGATTCCAAGTGTACTCCTCCATCAG AGTCGAAGATTGAGGATGATCAACAAAAACAAcaagatgaagatgggcaagggcaagggcaaggttgGGGTTCAAGTTCAACTCCACAACCTCCTCCTCCTCATTCAATAG GTGAAAGAATGGGAACGGAGTTTGAACAAAAACAAAAGAATGTGGAGGCTGCTGTTGTTGTAGAACTAGAAAGGCCTCAATCACAACCACAACCACCTTCAAGACAACAGCCCCCAtccacaacaacaaaaaaaactaataatCCTATTCCTG AAGAAATGGGACAAATGGTGTGTGGTTCTTGTAGACGATTACTCAGCTATCCAAAAGGTGCTCGCTATGTCGAGTGTGGATGCTGTTTGGAAGAAAATTACGTCCTCGAAG AACATGAAGTAGGGCAAGTGATATGTGGAGGTTGTGACGTGCTGCTAATGTACCCATACGGGGCACCAAAAGTTAGATGTGTAAATTGCAGCACCGAAACTGAAATCGGA GATCAAAATCGGCGTCCCCCACTTTCTGAACAGCAGCGGCGAGCCCGACGCCACTTGAGGCGTGTGCAAACGGGCTTCAAGTACTAA
- the LOC122194940 gene encoding DNA-directed RNA polymerase II subunit RPB2-like yields MRGFETMYNGHTGRRLTAMIFLGPTYYQRLKHMVDDKIHSRGRGPIQILTRQPTGGRSRDGGLRFGEMERDCVIAHGAAHFLKERLFELSDAYRVHVCERCGLIAAANLRKNSFDCKSCKNKTDIVQVYIPYACKLLFQELIAMAIAPRMLTKDM; encoded by the exons ATGCGCGGGTTTGAGACCATGTACAACGGTCACACAGGCCGACGTCTGACCGCGATGATATTCCTGGGGCCCACTTACTACCAAAGACTTAAACATATGGTTGATGACAAGATCCATTCACGTGGACGCGGTCCCATCCAGATCCTGACCCGACAGCCCACGGGGGGTCGGTCACGTGACGGTGGGCTCCGGTTTGGTGAAATGGAACGCGACTGTGTGATTGCACATGGTGCGGCCCATTTCCTTAAAGAACGGCTCTTTGAGCTGAGTGATGCGTATCGGGTTCATGTCTGTGAGCGCTGTGGATTGATTGCAGCTGCCAATCTTAGAAAAAACTCGTTTGACTGTAAAAGCTGCAAGAATAAAACTGATATTGTTCAG GTGTATATTCCGTATGCGTGTAAGTTGTTGTTTCAAGAGCTGATTGCTATGGCGATTGCGCCTAGGATGCTTACCAAAGATATGTGA